In the genome of Pseudomonas sp. B33.4, the window AGACCAACGCAAGGCGCTGCCGGACTTCAACAAACTCAGCGAAAAGAGCCTGACCCAGAAAGGCACCGGCCTTGGCTTGCGTCAGGTCGACAGCACCGCGACCCAGGGCGGTGGCCAGACTCTCAACACCACGCTGATGGCCGGTTCCGGCACGAAGATGGCGCTTGTGCAGGTGATCTCCCGCGCCAGCGACAAGAAAGGTCACGATGCCCTGGTGAAAACCATCCTCAAGGATTGAGCTGCTGCAACCAGCCGTTCAAGTCGCGCAGCTCGGCCGCACTGATACTGTGGCCGACGCCGGGATAGGCATGGAACTGCGGGTTATAACCGAGTTTCTGTAGCTGCGTGTTAGCCTCGGTGCCGTTTTTATACGGCACCGGATCATCGGCGGTGCCGTGGCCGATGAAGATGCTCAGCGGCAACGGCTGCTGTTCGCTTTTGAGTTCGGCCTTCAACACCGGCAACAAACGCCCGCTCAGCGCGGCGATCCCACCGACCGCCACTGGCGGCCTCAGCCCCACTTCGTAGGTCATCATCGCGCCCTGGCTGAAACCGATCAGGTACACCTTGTCTGGGGTGGTGTGATATTTCTGCGCCGCTTGCGCGATAAAGTCGCGCAGCTTCTGGCCACTGACCTTCAGATCATCGGTCTCGCCGTTGTAGGCACCTTCGCCTTTCTTGCGAAACCACTGGAAACGTCCTTCACCGAGCG includes:
- a CDS encoding alpha/beta hydrolase, whose protein sequence is MLKVFALLTLLASTTVQAQTTLQSDLPLKYLEQVHADAEARPLVIFLHGYGSNEADLIGMKFQLPAQYNYLSVQAPLSLGEGRFQWFRKKGEGAYNGETDDLKVSGQKLRDFIAQAAQKYHTTPDKVYLIGFSQGAMMTYEVGLRPPVAVGGIAALSGRLLPVLKAELKSEQQPLPLSIFIGHGTADDPVPYKNGTEANTQLQKLGYNPQFHAYPGVGHSISAAELRDLNGWLQQLNP